The sequence GTCGGTGCCGTGCATACCGTGCGGCCCTGTCAGGGCGATTTGCGCCCGGGCCGTCTCCAGGTCACCTGCTTCAACCACGGCGATGGTGTCGCTAAAGGCCTCTTTGAGGACTTTGCAGAGAAAGGCCCGTGCCACCGGGTTGTCTTCCAGGATCAGTACTTTGACGGTCATGGCTGGCGCTTTTGCAAGTTTCAAATGCGGGGGGTGATCCTATCAGGCTTGAACTCGGGTGCGGCGGGTGCCTGCCTACAATCGCCGCGTATGCGAATCTTGATTTCCAATGACGACGGCTACTTGGCGCCCGGCCTGCTGGCCTTGGTGCAAGCATGCCAAGGGCTGGCCGAGGTGGACGTGGTGGCGCCAGAGCAAAACGCCAGTGGCACCTCCAATTCGCTGAGTTTGCATCGGCCCCTGTCGGTGTTCAAAGCGACCACGGGGGCGCAGGCTGGATTTCACTACGTCAACGGAACGCCGTCGGATTGTGTCCACATCGCGCTGACTGGGTTGCTGCCGCAACGGCCCGATTTGGTCATTTCTGGCATCAACCAAGGCGCCAACATGGGCGACGATACGCTGTACTCTGGCACAGTGGCCGCAGCGATGGAGGGGTATCAATTCGGCATCCCGGCGGTGGCTTTTTCGCAGGTGGATCGCGGGTGGGCTCACCTGGATGCAGCCGCCGCCACGGCCCGTCGGGTGCTGGAGTCTGTGTGGCCCCAAGTGGCGCAGGCCCAGCAGACGCGCCGGCCATGGTTGTTGAACGTCAACATGCCCAACGAGCCCGACACGGCATCGCTGCCGTGGGCCGTGACGCGGCTGGGGCGGCGCCACGCCAGCGAACCGGTGATTCGCCAAATCAGTCCACGCGGGGACACGCTCTACTGGATCGGCGCAGCAGGTGCCGCCTGCGACGGCGCCGCAGGCACAGACTTTCACGCCACGGAGCACCGCCAGGTGTCCATCACGCCGCTGCACGTTGATCTGACCGACCACGCCAGCTTGCCGGAATGGGCTGCCCGCCTGCAACCATGACGAGCGGACAGGCTGGGGCGGAGCGACGCCGGCGTTTTCCGGCACGCTGGTCGCACCAGCCCGCAGACGTTCGGGTGGAAAGTAGGTCTTCGGTGTCTCCAACCATCGTGGACGTACCGGCGTCGGTGCGCGACGCTCTGGGGGATGACAAGGCGGCCATGCGTTTGCGCATGGTGCGTTGGCTGTGTGCCCAAGGGGTGCGCGATGAGCGGGTGTTGCGGGCGTTGGCGGCGGTGCCGCGTCATCGCTTTGTCAACAGTGCGCTTTGGGATCAGGCGTACGAGGACACCAGTTTGCCCATCGGGTATGGCCAAACGATTTCCAAGCCTTCGGTGGTGGCCCGCATGTTGGAGTGGCTGTTGCTGGGACGCAATGCCCAAACCCTGGGGCATCTCGGACGGGTGCTGGAGATCGGGTCAGGGTGTGGTTATCAAACACGGGTGTTGAGTTTGCTGGCGCCGATGGTGGTGTCGGCGGAGCGGTTGCAGCCGCTGCACCATTTGGCGGTGGAGCATCTGCGACGCTGGCGTGTCCCGGGGGCAGGGGACTGCGTGCTGGTGTTTCAGGATGGCTCGGCGGGCGTGGCGCCGCATGCGCCGTTTGACAGCATCGTGGCCGCCGCCAGCGCAGAGTGCATCCCTCCGGCATGGTTGGAGCAACTGAGAATTGGGGGCCGGCTGGTGGCGCCGGTGCAGGCGCCCAATGGTGCCGGGCAGGTGCTGCTGATCGTCGATCGAACGCCCCAAGGTTGGCAGACCTTGCAGGGCGAGGGTGTGCAGTTCGTCCCTCTAAAATCAGGAACCGCCTAAGTCATTGAGAGAGGGGAAGAGCTACTGTGAACCTGTTGACCCACCACCGGACTCTTTCCACGGGATTGGCATGTGCGGCTTTGTTGAGCCTGGTCGCGTGCTCCACGCCTGAAACTGCGGGCACGGGCACAGTGCCGCGCACGGGCGGCAATGCCTACAGCACGGGCGCTGGGCAAGTGCATGTGGTGCAGCCGGGAGAGACCTTGAGCCGCATCGCCCAATCGTATGGGCGCACTTGGCAAGAATTGGCCCGCTGGAACAACCTGACCGATCCGAACCGCTTGGCGGTGGGGCAGTCCTTGCGAGTCACTCCGCCTGGCACGGCCACAGCCACTGCACCTGCCACATCCACGGGGACCACTGGCGGCAGTCCCAGCACCAGCACCGAGACACCCACCCCGAGCACCGTGGGCACGCCTCCGACGACCGGCGCTGCCGGAACTTCAGCCACTGGCAGCGTGATGCCCAGCCCGTCGGCCATCGTCAACCCTGCGGTGGGCATGGCGGTCGATCCGGCGGACAGTCTCACAGACGCCCAAGGCATCCGCTGGAGTTGGCCGGCCTTGGGCACGGTGATCGTTGGGTACGGCGACGGGGGCAGCAAAGGCGTGTCGATTGCTGGCAAGCCGGGGGATGCCGTCATGGCGGCTGCCGATGGGCGTGTGGTGTACGCCGGATCGGGGCTGCGTGGCTACGGCAACCTCATCATCGTCAAGCACTCGACCTCATTCCTCACGGCCTACGCCCACAACCAAGCCCTGTTGGTCAAAGAGGATCAGGCCGTCAAGCGCGGACAAAAAATCGCCGAGATGGGTTCGATCGATGCGGATCGTGTCAAGCTGCACTTTGAGGTGCGCAAAGATGGCAAGCCTGTCGATCCGGTGAAGTACCTGCCGGCTCGCTGATTTGGCAGAGGGGCATCTGGCGGGATAATCCCGCCCCATGACTCAGAAGGACGAATGGCTCAAGGTCGAATCACTCGACATGGAAGCCCAGGGCGTGGCCCACAACAGCGAAGGCAAGGTCGTTTTCATTGAAGGCGCCTTGCCCGGTGAAGAAGTGCAGGTGGACGTGGGCCGCCGCAAGAACCAGTGGGAGCAGGCGACGATGCGCCTGCTGCGCCGCGAGAGTTCGCAGCGCGTGCGCCCGGGTTGCCCCCACTTTGGTTTGCATGCCGGTGCTTGCGGGGGCTGCAAGATGCAGCACCTCGACGCTGCCGCCCAAGTGGCGATCAAACAGCGTGTGCTGGAGGACAACCTGCAACACCTCGGCAAAGTGCGTGCCGAGCGCATGTTGCGCCCGGTGGAAGGCCCGACCTGGGGTTATCGCTTCCGCGCCCGGTTGTCGGTGCGTTACGTGCCGCGCAAGGAAACAGTGCTGGTGGGCTTTCACGAGCGCAAATCGCGCTACGTGGCGGACATGCAGGTCTGCAAAGTGCTGCCCGAGCACGTAAGCGCCATGCTCATGCCGCTGCGTGAGCTGATCGGCAGCATGGACGCCCGCGACCGCTTGCCGCAAATCGAGCTGGCCATCGGCGATGGCATCACCGCGCTGGTGCTGCGCAATTTGGAACCGCTGTCCGCTGCCGATGCGCAGCGCTTGCGGGACTTCGCGGCCATTCACCAAGTTCAATGGTGGCTGCAACCCAAGGGGCCGGACACGGTGCATTTGCTGGACGAAGGCGGCCCGCAACTGGCCTACAGCCTGCCCGAGTTTGGCCTGAAGATGCCCTTCAAGCCGACCGACTTCACCCAGGTGAACCACCACATCAACACCGTGCTGGTGGGCCGGGCGCTGCGCATGCTGGATGCGCAACCCGATGAGCGGGTGATCGACTGGTTCTGCGGCCTGGGCAACTTCACCCTGCCGATTGCCACCCAAGCGCGTGAGGTGCTGGGCATCGAAGGCAGCGAGGCGCTGGTGGCGCGTTCACGCGAAAACGCCCAATTCAATGGCCGCACCAATGCCACGTTTGCGGCGCGCAACCTGTTCGAGCTGGGGCCGGATGATCTCGTGGCCTATGGCCAGGCCAGCAAGTGGCTGGTCGATCCACCGCGTGAAGGCGCCTTCGCGCTGTGCAAGGCGCTGGGCGACATCCAAGCCGAGCCGCGTGAGGGTTGGACGCCGCCCAAGCGCATCGTTTACGTGAGCTGCAACCCGGCGACGCTGGCGCGTGACGCTGGTTTGCTGGTGCATGTGGCGGGGTATCGCTGCGTCACCGCTGGGGTGGTGAACATGTTCCCGCACACGGCGCATGTGGAAAGCATGGCCGTGTTTGAGCGCGACTGACCCCTCGCGGCACACCATGAAAAAGGGCTCCCGAGGGAGCCCTTTGTTTTTGCTGCGAAGCGGGTGCTTATTCGCGTTCGCCGCCGAAGATGCCCAGCAGGGACAGCAGGCTCTGGAACACGTTGTAGATGTCCAGATAGATGGCCAGCGTGGCGGCGATGTAGTTGGTCTCACCGCCGTCGATGACGCGCTTGATGTCGTAGAGCATGAAGGCCGAGAACAGGCCGATGCACAGCACCGACAAGGTCAGCATCAGCGCGCTGGACTGCATGAACACGTTGAGGATGCCGGCCACCAGCACGATCAAGGCACCGACCATCAAGAACTTGCCCATGCCGCTCAGGTCACGCTTGATGACGCTGGCCAGCGTGGCCATGCCGACGAACACCAGGGCGGTGCCACCGAAGGCGGTCATGATGAGCGAAGGGCCGTTCTGGAAGCCGAGGATCGCAGCGATCAAGCGCGACAGCATCAGGCCCATGAAGAACGTGAAGGCCAGCAGCACGCCGACACCGGTGGCCGATTCCTTGGTCTTCTCAATCGCGTACATGAAGCCGAAGGCGCCGGCCATGAACACGATCATGCTCACCATCGGGTTCATGAGGGTGGCAATGCCTGTCGCAACGCCAACCCAGGCCCCCAACACCGTTGGCAGCATCGACACAGCGAGCAGCCAGTAAGTGTTGCGCAGCACGCGGTTGCGTTGGGCCAGCGAGCCTGTGCCGGCGCTGCCGGTATAGGTTTGCAGGCTGTCGTACATGGAACCTCCAGAGAAGATGAGGGGGTGGAAACAAGCGCCGGGGCGCTGGAACTGCCGGGATTGGCATTGGCTGCTCTGATCGAGCGGCGGGATTCTAGTTCCCGCTCGTTGCTTTGATGGGGCGCAGCGGCGTGGCGGAAGGGGCGTCGGGTGTCCCCTGAAACGGGCGCTGAGTCGGTTGCTGCCTTGTAAAGTTGGGCCTTGCTCCCTCGGGTGGCACGCCAGAGGGGGGCGTGCTGGCCGTTTGCCGGTGTTTGGGAGATGAACATGCAGCAGGTACTCAACAGGGGGGCACAACGCCCTGGGTGGCCCGTCCGGGGCGTGGTGATGATGGCTTTGGCTGGTGGTCTGGCCGGTTGTGGCGGCGGGGATGGGGGTTCGAGCGATGAGGCGCGCTACGGTGTGGGTGGCACGCTGTCTGGGTTGGCATCGGGGGGCTCGGTGGTGGTGCAGCTCAATGGCGCCAACACCGTGACGTTGACGGCCAACGGCAGTTTCGTGTTTGGTGGCACGCTGGCCACGGGCACGGCGTATGTCGTGGCGATCAAAACCCAGCCCAGTGGCCAAGCGTGTACCGTGGCCCATGGCAGCGGCACCCTGGCGGGGCGTGCGGTGAATGATGTGGCGGTGACGTGTGCCGACACCCCTGCCGCCACCGGCAAACTGCCCGACACCGGCATCACCGCCAGCCAGTGTTACGCCGTTGCCAGCGATGCGTTGGTGAGCTGCACCAGCGCCGCTGCCAAGGCCCTGAACCCCGCGCAAGATGGCATGACGGGCCGGGATGTGACCAGCTCCAGCAACGCCGATGGCAAGCTGGGTTTCAGCTACACCAAGATCGCGGCCGATGGCAGCACGTTGCCCGCCAGCGCCACCACTTGGGATTGTGTGAAAGACAACATCACCGGCCTGATGTGGGAGGTGAAAACAGCGGATGGCGGTTTGCGGGATGTGAACAAAACCTACACCCACTACAC is a genomic window of Vitreoscilla filiformis containing:
- the surE gene encoding 5'/3'-nucleotidase SurE, whose amino-acid sequence is MRILISNDDGYLAPGLLALVQACQGLAEVDVVAPEQNASGTSNSLSLHRPLSVFKATTGAQAGFHYVNGTPSDCVHIALTGLLPQRPDLVISGINQGANMGDDTLYSGTVAAAMEGYQFGIPAVAFSQVDRGWAHLDAAAATARRVLESVWPQVAQAQQTRRPWLLNVNMPNEPDTASLPWAVTRLGRRHASEPVIRQISPRGDTLYWIGAAGAACDGAAGTDFHATEHRQVSITPLHVDLTDHASLPEWAARLQP
- the rlmD gene encoding 23S rRNA (uracil(1939)-C(5))-methyltransferase RlmD; its protein translation is MTQKDEWLKVESLDMEAQGVAHNSEGKVVFIEGALPGEEVQVDVGRRKNQWEQATMRLLRRESSQRVRPGCPHFGLHAGACGGCKMQHLDAAAQVAIKQRVLEDNLQHLGKVRAERMLRPVEGPTWGYRFRARLSVRYVPRKETVLVGFHERKSRYVADMQVCKVLPEHVSAMLMPLRELIGSMDARDRLPQIELAIGDGITALVLRNLEPLSAADAQRLRDFAAIHQVQWWLQPKGPDTVHLLDEGGPQLAYSLPEFGLKMPFKPTDFTQVNHHINTVLVGRALRMLDAQPDERVIDWFCGLGNFTLPIATQAREVLGIEGSEALVARSRENAQFNGRTNATFAARNLFELGPDDLVAYGQASKWLVDPPREGAFALCKALGDIQAEPREGWTPPKRIVYVSCNPATLARDAGLLVHVAGYRCVTAGVVNMFPHTAHVESMAVFERD
- a CDS encoding peptidoglycan DD-metalloendopeptidase family protein codes for the protein MSLVACSTPETAGTGTVPRTGGNAYSTGAGQVHVVQPGETLSRIAQSYGRTWQELARWNNLTDPNRLAVGQSLRVTPPGTATATAPATSTGTTGGSPSTSTETPTPSTVGTPPTTGAAGTSATGSVMPSPSAIVNPAVGMAVDPADSLTDAQGIRWSWPALGTVIVGYGDGGSKGVSIAGKPGDAVMAAADGRVVYAGSGLRGYGNLIIVKHSTSFLTAYAHNQALLVKEDQAVKRGQKIAEMGSIDADRVKLHFEVRKDGKPVDPVKYLPAR
- a CDS encoding Bax inhibitor-1/YccA family protein; protein product: MYDSLQTYTGSAGTGSLAQRNRVLRNTYWLLAVSMLPTVLGAWVGVATGIATLMNPMVSMIVFMAGAFGFMYAIEKTKESATGVGVLLAFTFFMGLMLSRLIAAILGFQNGPSLIMTAFGGTALVFVGMATLASVIKRDLSGMGKFLMVGALIVLVAGILNVFMQSSALMLTLSVLCIGLFSAFMLYDIKRVIDGGETNYIAATLAIYLDIYNVFQSLLSLLGIFGGERE
- a CDS encoding Lcl C-terminal domain-containing protein → MQQVLNRGAQRPGWPVRGVVMMALAGGLAGCGGGDGGSSDEARYGVGGTLSGLASGGSVVVQLNGANTVTLTANGSFVFGGTLATGTAYVVAIKTQPSGQACTVAHGSGTLAGRAVNDVAVTCADTPAATGKLPDTGITASQCYAVASDALVSCTSAAAKALNPAQDGMTGRDVTSSSNADGKLGFSYTKIAADGSTLPASATTWDCVKDNITGLMWEVKTADGGLRDVNKTYTHYTSTTEAQFWNGSAYVPPTQAQIDAATNTVGYVAAVNAAGLCGKTDWRLPTVDELQGLVDYGVDYTTDKPMIDETYFPNTAVSGDTWGWGGYWASSPVVGSPDSAWYVNFGYGDVYGNDRGNTGHVRLVR
- a CDS encoding protein-L-isoaspartate O-methyltransferase family protein → MSPTIVDVPASVRDALGDDKAAMRLRMVRWLCAQGVRDERVLRALAAVPRHRFVNSALWDQAYEDTSLPIGYGQTISKPSVVARMLEWLLLGRNAQTLGHLGRVLEIGSGCGYQTRVLSLLAPMVVSAERLQPLHHLAVEHLRRWRVPGAGDCVLVFQDGSAGVAPHAPFDSIVAAASAECIPPAWLEQLRIGGRLVAPVQAPNGAGQVLLIVDRTPQGWQTLQGEGVQFVPLKSGTA